The genomic segment CATATGATTGCGTGTATATTTAAACTGAGTGGCATGGTTACACACAATTCCCCTCTCCAAGCAACAATCTAAATTGTAgtatagagaaaacaaaaacacttttctttttttttcgttttagaAACAATAATATGTTGATAGGGAATCGACCACGGCCTCAAATGCAGAGAACCACAAGCATAACGAGGATCACCGTCGAGGTTGACGATGATCAGACCTCCGGTCAAGACTCTGACGTAGCTATGACGGTGGTAGACGGCGGAAACAATTACGACCAGCGGTTCTTGGGGATTTTGTCGCCCACAAATCACCGGAGGAACGAGAGCCAAGACGGTGGGAGATCATCACCGtcctcgtcgtcgtcgtcttttCTTGGAAACTGTGGCTTGTGCAAACGCCGTTTAGCTCCCGGTCGTGATATTTACATGTACAAGTATGTTTACATTACTTGCCTTTTTCCTTagttatttttcatttttaaaccTTTGACTACTAGCTATCGCGTACCaccaaattatgaaaattatttattttatctaatagTACGAATCAAAGATTTAATTACTTCTCCTTTTCTAATGTATCACgaagttatatttatatatatatacgtaaatAAATTGTAGAGGGGACGCGTTTTGTAGCGTAGAATGCAGAGAACAACAAATGGAGCACGACGAAGGCAAAACAAGAAACCGCGCCGTACAATcaccaaaatgaaaaatatgcaTGGCTCAAATTTGCTATTACTCTTAAGTTCGTGTGTGCTTTCTTAACTTGAGATCGttgtttttaatcattaattagTCTCCATTATGTAATGAAACTATTAACTATCTTTCAGgtcctgcatatatatattgttttaaggATATACTATTTTATCTTGTCTCTTTTCTTTAAATCCGAGTTTATTTAGTTTTGAGGATATGctattttattactatttttgtaACATTAACTAATTTAGCTAAAAGAACGAgtaatttatactaaaacagCAAACTTTACGAGCTAGTGAAGGTTGAAGTAAGCGCACCACGAACCTCGTTTTAATAATTACTTTGTAAGCCAATAAATATCAACACCATATGCAACTCACagtaattaagaaattaattgataaaagGTACTACtataaattatgttataaaaGTCACATCCTTTGCCGTATTCTATAGCTAGTACATGAATAGTGACAGTGTGAATAATTCCAATGTGACATTATGAACTTTCTtgtgatatataatagttttgtCAAGAAATAATTGGTggaaatttcgacaaaaaatgtttaaataatggattttaaaatggAGGTCACTGTCTCGTGACGACGAAAGCGTCTGATGATTAATAATGAGGTGTAGAGTAAACTAATGCGAACACTCGTCACACACCGATCAAAGCTTAGTGATGACCTAATATTAATAACCATTTgctattttactaatatataacagaagaaattcaaaacatgtaataacaaaaatatttatacatacTGAAAAGTTTAACATGTCGTATAAAAGTTTATACATGCATGCTGTAAAAAATCATATGCATGATGATGTAAAAACAACATACGCTATATAATATCTATATGGAAGAGTACTCTGTGctagaaaattatttttccatGCATGTCGCAAAATTAAgtacaagttttaaaatttattattttcatataatatatatctaaaactGATATtggatttttgaaaatttgaaaacagaaaaattcTTTTGAAACGATacttaaattaaaacaaagtaCTGCATGTCATGATGCTCAATAATTGAAAGATTCTCTGTATATTAATGGTTTATGGAAAAGGATCAGTAGATAGGATTAGGTTTATAATTAGTCTAtggattatttatataattagtttttttcttcactaGCTAGTCTTCTGAACTCCAAACTTCAAGGCTTAGTTGTTGGAGTTTCCGGAGTCATCATATTTTGTCTTCATTactaattaaattgtttattgtttaatcatcgataaaaatataatttgaggGGAAATAACTAGATTCATTTGGTATCAGGGTATAATCTTTattctttaatcaaaattagTATATATCAGTGTCTCTtatttcattaataaaaaaaaagtcattgaGGTCACTGATGATGCTATGGTAATAGtactattttaatttcttttcaaTGGTTTATGAATCAAAGAATCGGtccatattttgttatttattcctccaaatttaaattgtacacttagtttttcaaaataatagaattattaTGAAAACGACAATTAGGTTTTAAAATCTGTGAAGTGCAAGTGCTTGCTACCTGCTATCTCaaaaatatacagtaaaaaGCTGGTCTATTACACAAATACGAAGCTCTACACTACAGTGAGAATAATTAACGGTCCAAaaccatttcaaaaaaaaagatatgatgaCCGTTAGcagtaaaatagtaaaatagtaAAAGTAACCGTTGTAATAAAatagggaaaaaaag from the Camelina sativa cultivar DH55 chromosome 12, Cs, whole genome shotgun sequence genome contains:
- the LOC104729302 gene encoding uncharacterized protein LOC104729302 isoform X2; the encoded protein is MLIGNRPRPQMQRTTSITRITVEVDDDQTSGQDSDVAMTVVDGGNNYDQRFLGILSPTNHRRNESQDGGRSSPSSSSSSFLGNCGLCKRRLAPGRDIYMYKGDAFCSVECREQQMEHDEGKTRNRAVQSPK
- the LOC104729302 gene encoding uncharacterized protein LOC104729302 isoform X1, translating into MLIGNRPRPQMQRTTSITRITVEVDDDQTSGQDSDVAMTVVDGGNNYDQRFLGILSPTNHRRNESQDGGRSSPSSSSSSFLGNCGLCKRRLAPGRDIYMYKMQRTTNGARRRQNKKPRRTITKMKNMHGSNLLLLLSSCVLS
- the LOC104729302 gene encoding uncharacterized protein LOC104729302 isoform X3; the protein is MLIGNRPRPQMQRTTSITRITVEVDDDQTSGQDSDVAMTVVDGGNNYDQRFLGILSPTNHRRNESQDGGRSSPSSSSSSFLGNCGLCKRRLAPGRDIYMYNVECREQQMEHDEGKTRNRAVQSPK